A window of the Brassica napus cultivar Da-Ae chromosome C5, Da-Ae, whole genome shotgun sequence genome harbors these coding sequences:
- the LOC106386444 gene encoding uncharacterized protein LOC106386444, whose product MARRKINKEEVVEKLKDDGDFDLLRLNIIRRLKDNEELRNKMISLVKESAALNRPSAQTMKPRQLSDAIFEDVGSKMLSQLSDGLWGLIRSEDGMKGEIRETVQSVYATLSTREAGRNMPAPVSKGWCH is encoded by the exons ATGGCGAGGAGGAAGATAAACAAGGAAGAAGTTGTAGAGAAGCTTAAAGACGACGGCGATTTCGACCTTCTCCGTCTCAACATCATACGCCGCCTCAAAGATAAc GAGGAGTTACGAAACAAGATGATATCTCTTGTCAAGGAGTCAGCAGCTTTGAATCGACCGAGTGCTCAAACTATGAAACCCAGGCAACTCTCTGATGCGATATTCGAAGATGTCGG GAGCAAGATGTTGAGCCAGCTCTCGGATGGGTTGTGGGGGCTAATAAGATCAGAAGACGGGATGAAGGGCGAGATCAGAGAAACCGTGCAATCCGTCTATGCTACATTATCCACTAGAGAAGCGGGACGTAATATGCCAGCACCGGTCTCTAAAG GCTGGTGTCACTGA
- the LOC106403484 gene encoding uncharacterized protein LOC106403484, translated as MDFNPFQDSAKFVELLNSQQKVVFGSQGSASRSSSQVPFFSQGTEEGRDLPAERKERRAWTPTDDIVLISSWLNTSKDPVVGNEQKSVAFWTRVATYFSASPKLAGSEKREGPQCKQRWHKLNEAVCKFCGAYEAATREKSSGMNENDIVKLAHEIFFNNYKKKFTLEHAWKELRHDQKWCEVAAAKNESTSKRRKFEDGSHSASSQVPENPAAVDGTSRPPGVKASKARGKNPQAEEKRLSDFQSMWSIKQNDLAMKERLSKLRILENLLAKDPPLADYEEVIMKKLINELMSTTCHVKVKKIELELVKEYFFWEHLSLVLTDIKTFVLRTKKKRKKRAYIERHREEGHIRLWNDYFSETPTYPEIFFRRRFRMNKPLFLHIVDRLSNEVQYFRKKKDGLGRISLSPLQKCTAAIRVLAYGSATDTVDEYLRLGETTTRLCVENFVNGIILLFGDEYLRRPTPADLQRLLDVGEHRGFPGMVGSIDCMHWEWKNCPTAWKGQYSRGSGKPTIVLEAVASYDLWIWHAFFGPPGTLNDINVLDRSPVFDDIIKGQAPNVTFSVNGREYHMAYYLTDGIYPKWATFIQSIPLPQGPKAVLFAQRQEAVRKDVERAFGVLQARFAIVKNPALFWDKVKIGKIMRACIILHNMIVEDERDGYTRYDLSEFQQGEDTGTPHVDLTYSTDIPSNVANMMGVRTRIRDRQMHQQLKDDLVEHVWLKFGRDEDNN; from the exons ATGGATTTCAATCCATTCCAAGACTCTGCAAAATTTGTTGAACTACTAAATAGTCAACAAAAGGTAGTCTTTGGCAGTCAAGGCAGTGCTTCTCGGTCATCATCGCAAGTTCCTTTCTTCAGTCAAGGTACAGAGGAAGGTCGTGATCTTCCAGCAGAGCGTAAGGAACGAAGAGCGTGGACTCCAACAGATGATATAGTGCTTATTAGCTCGTGGTTGAACACGAGCAAGGATCCAGTTGTTGGGAATGAGCAGAAGTCAGTCGCTTTCTGGACAAGAGTTGCAACATACTTTTCAGCTTCTCCTAAGCTTGCTGGCAGTGAAAAAAGAGAGGGTCCTCAATGCAAGCAACGCTGGCACAAGCTGAATGAAGCAGTTTGCAAGTTTTGTGGGGCGTATGAAGCAGCCACAAGAGAGAAAAGCAGTGGTATGAACGAGAATGACATTGTAAAATTAGCTcacgaaatattttttaacaactaTAAAAAGAAGTTCACTCTAGAACACGCGTGGAAGGAGCTCCGCCATGACCAGAAGTGGTGTGAGGTCGCTGCAGCTAAAAATGAAAGCACCTCCAAAAGAAGGAAGTTCGAGGATGGAAGTCATTCAGCCAGCTCTCAAGTCCCTGAAAACCCTGCTGCTGTGGATGGAACATCTCGTCCCCCGGGTGTTAAGGCTTCAAAAGCTCGTGGGAAGAACCCACAGGCTGAGGAGAAACGGCTGTCTGACTTCCAGAGTATGTGGAGCATCAAGCAGAATGACTTGGCAATGAAGGAAAGACTCTCCAAGCTGAGGATACTTGAGAATCTTCTTGCAAAAGACCCACCACTAGCTGATTATGAAGAAGTGATTATGAAAAAGCTGATAAATGAGTTGAT GAGTACTACTTGTCAT GTCAAGGTCAAGAAGATCGAACTTGAACTTGTGAAGGAGTACTTCTTT TGGGAGCATTTGTCGTTGGTTCTCACGGACATAAAGACATTCGTCTT aagaacgaagaaaaaaagaaaaaaacgggCTTATATCGAAAGACATCGTGAAGAAGGCCATAttcgtttatggaatgattatttcagtgaaactccaacGTATCCTGAAATTTTTTTCCGGCGacgttttcgaatgaacaagccattgttcctacacattgttgatcgactctccaacGAAGTTCAATATTTCCGGAAAAAGAAAGATGGGCTTGGAAGGATTAGTCTCTCTCCCCTTCAAAAGTGTACCGCagccattcgtgtcttggcGTATGGTTCTGCAACTGATACGGTCGATGAATACCTCCGGCTCGGTGAAACAACCACTCGGTTATGCgtggaaaattttgtgaacGGAATAATATTGTTGTTCGGCGATGAGTActtaagaagaccaacaccggctgatcttcaacgtctacttgatgTTGGAGAGcatcgtggatttcccgggatggtaggaagcatcgattgtatgcattgggagtggaagaattgtcccactgcttggaaagggcaatattctcgtggttcgggTAAACCAACAATCGTGTTAGAGGCCGTTGCTTCATacgatctctggatatggcatgcattttttggacctccaggtacattaaatgatatcaatgttcttgatcgctcacctgtttttgatgacataataaaaggtCAAGCTCCAAATGTCACTTTTTCCGTCAACGGAAGAGAGTATCATATGGCTTACTATCTTACCGATGGTATTTACccgaaatgggcaacttttatccaatctattccactaccacaagggccgaaagcagttttatttgctcaacgtcaagaagctgtccgaaaagatgtcgagcgtgcttttggagtcttgcaagctcgctttgccattgttaaaaatccagctctgttttgggataaagtcaaaattgggaagattatgagagcatgtatcatactccataatatgatagtagaagacgaacgagatggatataCTCGATATGATCTTTCagagttccaacaaggagaagacaccGGAACTCCACATGTggatctcacgtattctacgGATATCCCTTCCAATgtcgccaatatgatgggtgttcggactagaattcgtgataggcaaatgcatcaacaactcaaagatgatttggttgaacatgtatggcttaaatttggacgtgatgaagacaacaactga
- the LOC106404790 gene encoding UDP-glycosyltransferase 71B1-like: MELELVFIPSPGIGHFRSTTAVAKLLVDSDDRISVTLIVIPSRFSDHASSSYPESQNRLRYCLLPPGDQSTEHTFISYINSYKQQVRAAVSELSQRRQVAGIVVDMFCTSMTDIANEFHLPTYMFYTSNASYLGLQFHVQSLYDEKKLDVSELNDSDAEFEFEVPTLTRPFPANCLPSFMLSKEWLPYILSRARTLRETKGIIVNSVAEMEPQALKFFSDSNSTPPVYPVGPILDLKTDGDDSKDEKGIEILSWLDKQPPRSVVFLCFGSMGGFSEEQTRETAVALERSGHRFLWSVRRASPDDKIAPSLPEDFTNLEEILPEGFLERTAEIGKIISWAPQVDVLKSHAVGGFVTHCGWNSTLESLWFGVPTAAWPIYAEQQFNAFQMVEEVGLAAEIRKDYRRDNILGGSEVVTAKEIESGINCVMEQGSEMRKKVKEMSDKLHVALMDGGSSNAALKKFIQDVVENVM, from the coding sequence ATGGAACTCGAGCTAGTGTTCATACCTTCCCCTGGCATCGGCCATTTCCGATCAACGACCGCAGTAGCAAAGCTTCTCGTAGACAGCGACGACCGCATATCCGTCACACTCATCGTCATCCCTTCACGATTCTCCGACCATGCTTCTTCCTCTTACCCGGAGTCCCAGAACCGCCTCAGATACTGCCTCCTCCCTCCCGGAGATCAATCAACCGAGCATACTTTCATATCTTACATCAACAGCTATAAACAACAGGTCAGAGCAGCCGTGTCCGAACTCTCCCAGCGTCGGCAGGTGGCTGGGATTGTCGTGGACATGTTCTGCACGTCCATGACTGACATTGCCAACGAGTTTCACCTCCCGACGTATATGTTCTACACATCGAACGCTTCGTATCTTGGACTACAGTTCCACGTTCAGTCTCTTTATGATGAGAAAAAACTGGACGTGAGTGAGCTGAATGACTCAGACGCTGAGTTTGAGTTTGAAGTTCCCACTTTGACTCGGCCTTTTCCGGCAAACTGTTTGCCTTCTTTTATGTTAAGCAAAGAATGGCTTCCTTACATATTGAGTCGAGCTAGGACTTTGAGAGAAACAAAGGGTATTATTGTAAATTCTGTAGCGGAGATGGAACCTCAAGCGTTGAAGTTCTTTTCCGACAGTAACTCTACTCCTCCTGTCTACCCGGTGGGACCTATCTTGGACCTCAAAACTGATGGTGACGATTCTAAAGATGAGAAGGGAATAGAGATTCTAAGTTGGTTAGATAAGCAACCGCCAAGATCGGTGGTGTTCCTCTGTTTCGGAAGCATGGGAGGCTTCAGCGAGGAGCAAACGAGAGAAACCGCTGTTGCTCTTGAGCGAAGTGGCCACCGGTTCCTCTGGTCGGTCCGTCGTGCTTCACCGGATGATAAGATAGCTCCGTCTCTTCCAGAAGATTTCACGAACTTGGAGGAGATTCTCCCGGAGGGGTTTCTTGAACGAACGGCGGAGATTGGAAAGATCATTAGTTGGGCTCCACAGGTCGATGTGCTTAAGAGTCATGCGGTAGGAGGGTTTGTGACGCATTGTGGATGGAACTCGACTCTCGAGAGTCTTTGGTTCGGCGTTCCGACAGCAGCTTGGCCTATATATGCGGAACAACAGTTTAACGCGTTTCAAATGGTGGAGGAGGTTGGTTTGGCGGCGGAGATACGTAAAGATTACCGGAGAGATAATATATTGGGGGGTTCGGAGGTGGTGACGGCTAAGGAGATAGAGAGTGGGATTAACTGCGTGATGGAGCAGGGTAGCGAGATGCGTAAGAAGGTTAAAGAGATGAGCGATAAGCTTCACGTGGCGTTGATGGATGGTGGATCTTCGAACGCCGCTTTGAAGAAGTTTATCCAAGACGTGGTTGAAAATGTTATGTAG
- the LOC106403071 gene encoding APO protein 4, mitochondrial-like has translation MSHWRRKVWRHWSSFHGASYSTRPSRINKSMLNDLRRIRPMIQRRIENRAKDYPIQEIVPVAKDILKARQNLLTNVTVLLKAFPVLRCKFCSEVFVGKEGHLIQTCRSYIRRGNNRLHEWVPGSIHDVLFPVESFHLHNMSQGVIRHQQRFDYDRVPAILELCCQAGAIHPEEILEYAKVHDNPQISDEDIRSIPTEDLKYVGANALTAWEKVRAGLKKLLLVYPSKVCKRCKEVHVGPSGHKARLCGVFKYESYQGTHYWEKAGVNDLVPEKVVWHRRPQDPVVLVNEGRNYYGHAPAVVSLCIHAGALVSNTRYACEMKPQGLSYPLSNYNSKS, from the exons ATGTCGCATTGGAGACGCAAAGTGTGGCGACATTGGAGCTCATTTCATGGAGCTAGCTATTCAACTAGGCCTTCAAGAATCAACAAATCCATGCTCAACGACCTTAGAAGAATCAGGCCAATGATCCAAAGAAGAATCGAGAATCGAGCAAAAGATTACCCGATTCAAGAGATTGTTCCTGTGGCTAAAGACATCCTCAAAGCCAGACAAAACCTACTCACTAACGTCACTGTTCTTCTTAAAGCGTTTCCTGTCTTGAGATGCAA GTTCTGCTCAGAAGTGTTTGTTGGCAAAGAAGGGCATTTGATTCAAACGTGCCGTAGTTATATACGGCGCGGCAACAACAGGCTACATGAATGGGTTCCAGGCTCTATACACGATGTACTTTTCCCCGTTGAGTCCTTCCACTTACACAACATGTCTCAAGGTGTTATCAGACACCAACAGAGGTTTGATTATGACCGTGTCCCCGCCATCTTGGAGCTATGTTGTCAAGCAGGAGCCATCCATCCAGAAGAAATCTTGGAATATGCGAAAGTTCACGATAACCCGCAAATCTCAGATGAAGATATCAGGAGTATACCCACTGAAGATCTCAAATACGTGGGAGCAAACGCTCTAACGGCGTGGGAGAAAGTTAGAGCTGGTCTGAAGAAACTGTTGCTTGTTTATCCTTCGAAAGTTTGCAAACGGTGCAAAGAGGTTCACGTGGGACCGAGCGGTCATAAAGCTCGTCTGTGTGGTGTGTTCAAGTACGAGAGCTATCAGGGGACTCATTACTGGGAAAAGGCTGGTGTGAACGATTTGGTACCTGAGAAAGTCGTGTGGCACCGGAGGCCTCAGGACCCGGTGGTGCTTGTGAATGAAGGGAGGAATTATTACGGACATGCCCCTGCTGTAGTGAGCCTTTGTATCCATGCAGGTGCACTTGTTAGCAACACAAGATATGCTTGCGAGATGAAGCCGCAAGGTTTATCTTATCCTCTTAGTAATTATAATTCCAAATCATGA
- the LOC106403354 gene encoding uncharacterized protein LOC106403354 translates to MIYEFKNIHAKIDGNYSDLNNKYMQLASHLKALESQVVSMPSSSKQPMGSLPGKPEKNSKESCNVFFSTASQQIELSDHEKEEDEIERLVYGTDFGEVERFVVATAEAQMVKDAVRKIKATNLQRAEHKAEKQVEKRADNKLKKVTLEEATKVELSPYDQLPFPQRVITKAQKKVLSKFRKDLSDVGVRLPEISGMREAHVQMMLINDILNHQTEVAELLDISIPKIDPPIPPKSLPKLESQGMFTLPCYLGIESMEPNTSSLQFGDSSSTTPIGLIKNFPLKIGACTIPIDLTVLKMATEKRVPLILGTPFLITVGACIDFANKKVTLVNVNKDVSYPLQSPKMIAEYCGTITCGASSIEKTKAEGVGIKKEGLAGESSKELCDEHLESATKKEVSRATKAAHGKKKMMKEHYPSPLDIMPHTLTLHPMKFKDGAIEYKIKCKGKSTPFSSAKAILTSQLQDDPIKLQELLSQVLTITLEDGKDPPLH, encoded by the exons ATGATTTATGAGTTCAAGAACATCCATGCAAAGATTGATGGGAACTATTCTGACCTTAACAACAAGTACATGCAACTTGCCTCTCATCTCAAGGCTTTGGAGAGTCAAGTTGTTTCTATGCCTTCATCTTCCAAGCAGCCAATGGGGTCTCTACCAGGGAAACCAGAAAAGAACTCCAAGGAGTCTTGCAATGTTTTCTTCTCCACTGCTTCTCAACAGATTGAGCTGAGTGATCATGAGAAAGAGGAGGATGAGATTGAAAGACTGGTATATGGAACTGATTTTGGGGAAGTTGAGAGATTTGTTGTGGCCACAGCTGAAGCACAGATGGTGAAGGACGCTGTCAGGAAGATTAAAGCAACGAATCTGCAAAGAGctgagcacaaggctgagaaacaaGTTGAGAAGAGAGCTGACAACAAACTGAAAAAGGTTACGCTAGAGGAAGCAACTAAGGTTGAGCTATCACCCTATGATCAGCTCCCTTTCCCCCAAAGAGTTATCACCAAAGCTCAGAAGAAGGTGCTCTCCAAGTTCAGGAAAGATCTTAGTGATGTTGGGGTCAGGCTTCCAGAAATCTCGGGTATGCGTGAAGCACATGTCCAGATGATGCTCATCAACGACATTCTAAACCACCAAACTGAAGTGGCCGAGCTTTTGGACATCTCCATTCCGAAGATTGATCCACCAATCCCTCCAAAGTCCCTCCCTAAGCTTGAGTCTCAAGGGATGTTCACCTTGCCTTGCTACCTTG GGATTGAGAGCATGGAGCCAAACACATCTTCCCTACAGTTTGGAGATTCCTCTTCTACAACTCCTATTGGTCTCATCAAGAACttccctttgaagattggaGCATGCACCATTCCAATAGACCTCACTGTTCtgaagatggcaactgagaagagagtCCCATTGATCCTTGGCACTCCATTCCTTATAACAGTAGGAGCTTGCATAGACTTTGCAaacaagaaggtcacactcGTAAATGTGAACAAAGATGTCTCATATCCACTACAATCACCAAAGATGATTGCTGAGTATTGTGGAACAATCACTTGTGGAGCATCCTCCATTGAGAAGACCAAGGCTGAAGGGGTTGGTATTAAGAAAGAAGGTCTTGCTGGAGAGTCCTCTAAAGAGCTGTGTGATGAGCACTTGGAAAGTGCTACAAAGAAGGAGGTGAGTAGAGCCACAAAGGCTGCTCATGGcaaaaaaaagatgatgaaaGAACATTACCCTTCACCTCTTGATATAATGCCACACACTCTTACTCTTCACCCAATGAAGTTCAAGGATGGAGCTATTGAGTACAAGATCAAATGCAAGGGAAAGtctacaccattctcaagtgCAAAGGCCATCCTCACTTCACAGCTCCAAgatgatccaatcaagcttcaagagcttctctctcaagTCCTCACCATCACTCTTGAAGATGGGAAAGATCCTCCTCTTCACTAG
- the LOC106405077 gene encoding UDP-glycosyltransferase 71B1-like, with the protein MKIELGFIPSPGINNVRATAAMVKLLVNSDDRLSVTLVVIPERFSPSGTSSVYPESESRLRYYHLHAGDQSTHDQDQTYMSYIESQKPHVRNAVSKLAHEVSTHPESPRRLAGMVVEFFCTPMIDVADEFGLPAYTYFTSNASYLGLMFHVQHLHDQEHFDVTKLRDSDAELDVPSLTRPLPATCLPSVMLSKDWFPNLLRRARILRGTKGILVNSVAEIEPQALKFFSGWNGTPPLYAVGPILDLQTDSGDEKRREILRWLDEQPPRSVLFLCFGRMGGFSEKQAREMAVALERSGHRFLWSLRRAAPAEKIMTGAPPGEFTNLDAVLPEGFLDRTAKIGMIITWAPQVTVLAHPAVGGFVTHCGCNSILESLWFGVPIAAWPIYAEQQFNAFRMVEEVGVAAEIRKDYRRDNLLGESEMVTAEEIERGINCVMEQDSEMRKRVKEMSDKFHIAPMNGGSSTHAMRKFVQDVIENIS; encoded by the coding sequence ATGAAAATCGAACTTGGCTTCATCCCTTCCCCGGGAATCAACAACGTCCGAGCGACGGCAGCGATGGTAAAGCTCCTAGTCAACAGCGACGACCGTCTATCCGTCACCCTCGTCGTGATCCCTGAGCGCTTCTCCCCCAGTGGCACCTCCTCCGTCTACCCTGAGTCCGAAAGCCGTCTCCGCTATTACCACCTCCACGCCGGAGATCAATCGACTCATGATCAAGATCAGACATACATGTCCTACATAGAGAGCCAGAAACCGCATGTCAGAAACGCCGTCTCAAAACTCGCTCACGAGGTGTCAACCCATCCCGAATCGCCACGGCGGCTCGCTGGCATGGTGGTTGAATTTTTCTGCACGCCGATGATAGATGTCGCGGACGAGTTTGGCCTCCCGGCTTATACTTACTTCACGTCTAACGCTTCGTATCTCGGGCTAATGTTCCATGTTCAACACCTTCACGACCAAGAACACTTTGATGTCACCAAGTTGCGAGACTCCGACGCCGAGTTAGACGTTCCTAGTCTGACTCGACCTCTCCCGGCCACTTGCTTACCATCTGTGATGTTAAGCAAAGATTGGTTTCCGAATCTTTTGCGTCGAGCAAGGATTTTACGGGGAAcaaagggtattttggtaaacTCGGTTGCGGAGATCGAACCTCAGGCATTGAAGTTCTTCTCCGGCTGGAATGGTACTCCTCCCCTGTACGCGGTGGGACCCATTTTGGACTTGCAAACTGATTCCGGCGATGAGAAGAGGAGGGAGATTTTGCGGTGGCTAGATGAGCAGCCTCCAAGATCAGTGTTGTTCCTCTGCTTTGGACGCATGGGAGGCTTCAGTGAGAAACAAGCGAGAGAAATGGCCGTGGCGCTCGAGCGAAGTGGCCATCGGTTCCTCTGGTCGCTCCGCCGCGCTGCTCCGGCGGAAAAGATTATGACCGGAGCTCCTCCAGGGGAATTCACAAACTTGGATGCGGTTCTTCCAGAAGGGTTTCTTGACCGGACGGCGAAGATCGGAATGATCATTACATGGGCCCCACAAGTTACCGTGCTAGCGCATCCCGCCGTAGGAGGTTTTGTGACGCATTGCGGATGCAACTCGATTCTCGAGAGCCTTTGGTTTGGTGTTCCTATTGCAGCGTGGCCGATATACGCAGAGCAACAGTTTAACGCGTTTAGGATGGTGGAAGAGGTTGGTGTAGCGGCTGAGATACGTAAAGATTACCGGAGAGATAATCTGTTGGGAGAGTCGGAGATGGTGACGGCTGAGGAGATTGAGAGAGGGATCAACTGCGTGATGGAGCAGGATAGTGAGATGAGGAAGAGGGTCAAGGAGATGAGCGATAAGTTCCACATTGCGCCAATGAATGGTGGATCTTCGACGCATGCTATGCGGAAGTTTGTTCAAGACGTGATCGAAAATATTTCTTGA